The nucleotide window GCCCCGCTGGGACGGCCGTCGATTCCGCCGGAGACGCTGCTCAAGGCGTGCCTGTTGATTGCGCTCTACAGCGTGCGAAGCGAGCGGCAGTTCTGCGAGCGGCTGGACTACGACTTGCTGTTCCGCTTCTTCCTGGACATGGGGTTGGAGGAAGCCAGCTTCGATGCCTCCACCTTCGCCAAGAACAAGGAGCGGCTGTTGAAAGCCGACGTGGCGCGGAGATTTTTCGAAGGGGTGGTGGAGCAGGCGCGCCGTGAGAAGCTGATGTCCTCGGAGCACTTCACGGTGGACGGGACGCTGATAGAGGCCTGGGCCAGCCTCAAGTCCTTCAAGAAGAAGGAAGGGCAGGAGGACGATTCACCGCCGGACGACCCAGGCAATCCCACCATCAACTTCCATGGGGAGAAGCGAAGCAACGCCACGCACGCGTCAACGACGGACCCGGAGGCGAAACTGGCCAGGAAGGGCAAGGGCAAAGAGGCGAAGCTGGCCTACGCGGGGCACGTGCTGATGGAGAACCGCCACGGGCTCATCGCGGACGTGAGCCTGTCGCAAGCCGATGGCTACGCCGAGCGGGAGCAAGCGCTCAGAATGGTGCGGCGGCAGAAGGCCGCGGGCATCCCCGTCTCTACGGTAGGAGGAGACAAGGGGTACGACACGGCCGACTTCGTCCAAGCGCTCCGTGAGCAAGGGGTGACACCGCACGTGGCCCAAAACATCACCGCCCACCGAGGCAGCAATATTGACGAGCGGACGGTGCGTCATCCTGGCTACGCGGTCAGCCAACGCATCCGCAAACGGGTGGAAGAGATATTCGGCTGGGCCAAGACGGTGGCGGGGATGCGCAAGGCGCGCTACCGGGGCCAGCGCCGTGTGGGCTTGCAAATGCACTTCGTGGCTGCTGCCTACAACCTGGTGCGGATGGCC belongs to Stigmatella erecta and includes:
- a CDS encoding IS5 family transposase — translated: MRGNVTRQATMLSLVGPEQRVPRDHPIRRIRQLADAQLQKLSPVLGAMYAPLGRPSIPPETLLKACLLIALYSVRSERQFCERLDYDLLFRFFLDMGLEEASFDASTFAKNKERLLKADVARRFFEGVVEQARREKLMSSEHFTVDGTLIEAWASLKSFKKKEGQEDDSPPDDPGNPTINFHGEKRSNATHASTTDPEAKLARKGKGKEAKLAYAGHVLMENRHGLIADVSLSQADGYAEREQALRMVRRQKAAGIPVSTVGGDKGYDTADFVQALREQGVTPHVAQNITAHRGSNIDERTVRHPGYAVSQRIRKRVEEIFGWAKTVAGMRKARYRGQRRVGLQMHFVAAAYNLVRMAKLMPMAS